In Agrobacterium tumefaciens, a single genomic region encodes these proteins:
- a CDS encoding type 1 glutamine amidotransferase family protein, producing MTRIAIALAQDFADWEPALLAAAARSYLGVEIIHATPDGRPVTSMGGLKVTPDTSYDALDPVDIDALVIPGGLSWEKGTAADLGRLVKRFRDRDRLVAGICAAASALAGKGVLNDVAHTGNALASHKAYPAYRGEALYRDQPKAVSDGGIITAAGSAPVSFAVEILKSLGLFGPEAEAELQVFAAEHR from the coding sequence ATGACACGGATCGCCATTGCGCTGGCGCAGGATTTTGCGGACTGGGAACCGGCGCTGCTTGCTGCGGCAGCGCGCAGCTATCTCGGCGTCGAGATCATTCACGCCACGCCTGATGGCAGGCCGGTAACCTCGATGGGTGGGCTGAAGGTGACGCCGGACACATCCTATGACGCGCTCGATCCTGTTGACATCGATGCGCTCGTCATTCCCGGCGGTCTCAGCTGGGAAAAGGGAACGGCTGCCGATCTTGGCAGGCTGGTCAAGCGGTTTCGCGACAGGGACCGGCTGGTCGCCGGCATCTGCGCAGCGGCAAGCGCGCTGGCTGGCAAGGGTGTTCTGAACGATGTCGCCCACACCGGCAATGCACTGGCATCACACAAGGCCTATCCGGCCTATCGCGGTGAAGCGCTTTATCGCGACCAGCCGAAAGCGGTCAGCGATGGCGGCATCATCACGGCCGCCGGCAGCGCGCCGGTGAGTTTCGCTGTGGAAATTCTGAAAAGCCTCGGCCTCTTTGGTCCGGAAGCCGAGGCGGAA
- a CDS encoding GNAT family N-acetyltransferase gives MTEDSSLTLERPPVVIIRGARKTDLPELNEMITLLASYHGDAAAITPAKLERDLFGPLPWVHGLVAEADGALIGYALLLPLYRAQEGRRGLELHHLFVRDGHRGHGTGQHLVSRARDIAKRLGCDYLSVSATTGNVAAHRFYENMDFAPRPVTGMRYMQSIA, from the coding sequence ATGACCGAAGATAGCTCCCTTACACTCGAAAGACCGCCCGTCGTCATCATTCGCGGCGCGCGCAAGACCGATCTGCCCGAGCTCAACGAGATGATCACGCTGCTTGCCTCCTACCACGGCGATGCGGCGGCGATCACGCCCGCGAAACTGGAACGCGACCTGTTCGGCCCGCTTCCCTGGGTGCATGGGCTCGTGGCCGAGGCCGATGGCGCGCTGATCGGTTACGCCCTGCTTCTGCCGCTCTACAGGGCGCAGGAAGGCCGGCGTGGACTGGAACTGCACCATCTCTTCGTGCGTGACGGCCATCGCGGTCATGGCACCGGCCAGCATCTGGTGTCCCGTGCCCGCGATATCGCTAAGCGTCTCGGCTGCGACTATCTTTCCGTCAGTGCCACAACAGGCAATGTGGCGGCGCATCGTTTCTACGAAAACATGGATTTCGCGCCACGGCCGGTCACCGGCATGCGTTACATGCAGTCCATCGCCTGA
- the pip gene encoding prolyl aminopeptidase produces MAEIFPEITPFETIFLEVSEGHRLHVTIAGNPAGRPAVLLHGGPGSGLSVTARRYFDPAVYRIIQFDQRGCGRSTPNAAENLEHNTTHHLIDDMEAIRSTFMVDNWLVYGSSWGATLALAYAQRHPERVRAMVLAGITTTRQKEIDWLYKGLAMFLPQQWQRFVAAIPGHMSKRDPVGAYHRLLNDADPAVRAMAAFEWHLWEAGSITADSTSAFSEKWRDGDYILTRARLCAHYFHHAAWLDEGALLRDAGILSGIPGILIQGMRDLQGPPVTAYELAAAWPGSQLIAIDGAGHSTGDAGMEDAIVSAIARFAN; encoded by the coding sequence ATGGCCGAGATATTTCCCGAGATCACCCCGTTCGAGACTATTTTCCTTGAGGTTTCCGAAGGCCACAGGCTGCATGTGACGATTGCCGGCAATCCAGCGGGACGGCCGGCAGTCCTACTGCACGGCGGCCCTGGCTCTGGGCTTTCGGTGACGGCGCGGCGCTACTTCGATCCTGCCGTTTACCGCATTATCCAGTTCGACCAACGCGGCTGCGGCAGAAGCACGCCGAACGCCGCCGAAAACCTCGAGCATAACACCACGCATCATCTGATCGATGACATGGAGGCCATTCGTTCCACCTTCATGGTAGATAACTGGCTGGTTTACGGCAGTTCCTGGGGCGCCACGCTCGCACTGGCCTATGCCCAGCGGCATCCGGAACGCGTGCGCGCAATGGTGCTGGCAGGCATTACCACCACGCGACAGAAGGAAATCGACTGGCTGTACAAGGGGCTGGCGATGTTCCTGCCGCAACAGTGGCAGCGTTTCGTTGCGGCAATTCCGGGTCACATGTCGAAGAGGGATCCGGTCGGCGCTTATCACCGGCTCCTGAACGACGCTGACCCAGCCGTCCGAGCGATGGCCGCTTTCGAATGGCATTTGTGGGAGGCGGGTTCGATTACCGCTGATAGCACCTCGGCCTTCTCGGAAAAATGGCGCGACGGCGACTATATTCTTACGCGCGCCCGCCTTTGCGCCCATTATTTTCACCACGCTGCATGGCTTGACGAAGGCGCACTTCTTCGCGACGCTGGCATTTTGTCTGGTATACCCGGCATACTCATTCAGGGCATGCGCGATTTGCAGGGACCGCCCGTCACTGCTTACGAACTCGCAGCCGCATGGCCGGGGAGCCAGCTAATCGCCATCGACGGCGCGGGCCATTCTACCGGTGATGCGGGAATGGAAGACGCGATCGTATCGGCAATCGCGCGATTTGCGAATTGA
- a CDS encoding MerR family transcriptional regulator, with protein sequence MLSIGELSKRTGVKVPTIRYYEQMGLIREADRSDGNQRRYEKSDLERLAFIRHARDLGLNIEAIRELLALSQHRQMPCEGADRIAAEHLDHVREKITSLKKLEHELERIVSHCHGHSIEDCYVIRALSNHGMCEGEH encoded by the coding sequence ATGCTGTCCATCGGTGAACTGTCGAAACGCACCGGCGTGAAAGTGCCGACGATCCGTTATTACGAGCAGATGGGCCTCATCCGCGAGGCGGATCGTTCCGATGGCAACCAGCGCCGTTACGAAAAATCCGACCTCGAAAGGCTGGCCTTCATCCGCCATGCGCGTGATCTCGGCCTGAATATCGAGGCCATCCGCGAGCTGCTCGCGCTCAGCCAGCACCGGCAGATGCCCTGCGAAGGTGCCGACCGCATCGCCGCCGAGCACCTTGACCATGTGCGCGAAAAGATTACCAGCCTGAAGAAGCTGGAACACGAGCTGGAACGCATCGTCTCCCATTGCCACGGCCATTCGATCGAGGATTGCTACGTCATCCGCGCGCTTTCCAACCACGGTATGTGTGAGGGCGAGCATTGA
- the dmeR gene encoding Ni(II)/Co(II)-sensing transcriptional repressor DmeR produces MSHTIRNKDKLLARIRRLKGQMEAVERALDDAKPCGEVLQLLASVRGALSGLTGEVMQEHLHEHVVHAENEDERARAAEDLAQVLKTYIR; encoded by the coding sequence ATGTCTCACACGATCCGCAACAAGGACAAGCTGCTTGCCCGCATCCGCCGCCTGAAGGGGCAGATGGAGGCGGTGGAGCGCGCATTGGACGATGCCAAGCCCTGCGGTGAGGTGCTGCAATTGCTCGCCTCCGTGCGCGGAGCGCTGTCAGGCCTGACGGGGGAGGTGATGCAGGAGCACCTGCACGAACATGTGGTTCATGCCGAAAATGAAGACGAGCGGGCGCGGGCGGCGGAAGATCTGGCCCAGGTGCTGAAGACCTACATCCGGTAA
- the dmeF gene encoding CDF family Co(II)/Ni(II) efflux transporter DmeF produces the protein MTTTSEPFAVAEHHHIYLGQNHERNERRVWMVIALTTVMMVAEIVAGHWFGSMALTADGWHMSTHAGAMLISALAYLYARREARNPRFSFGTGKFGDLAGFASAVVLAVVALLIAVESGLRLISPVEIDFNQAILVAVIGLAVNLVSAVLLKDDHHHDHGHGHGRAHGSHAHHGHGSHAHHDHGSHAAHGAKGGRDNNLRAAYLHVLADALTSVLAIVALLLGKWNGWNFLDPLMGIVGGLVIARWSWGLIRSTATTLVDAVPLTDDLPQEIRESVETEEDRITDLHVWQVGPGHHAAIVAIHSQAPKAPAFYKQKLAAIHELSHVTVEVSPASA, from the coding sequence ATGACGACGACTTCCGAACCTTTCGCCGTGGCGGAGCACCATCATATCTATCTCGGCCAGAATCATGAGCGCAATGAAAGGCGCGTCTGGATGGTCATTGCATTGACCACCGTCATGATGGTGGCGGAGATCGTCGCCGGCCACTGGTTCGGCTCCATGGCGCTGACAGCGGATGGCTGGCACATGTCCACCCATGCGGGCGCGATGCTGATTTCGGCGCTCGCTTATCTCTATGCAAGGCGCGAGGCACGCAATCCGCGCTTCAGCTTCGGCACCGGCAAGTTCGGTGATCTCGCCGGTTTTGCCAGCGCCGTCGTGCTTGCCGTGGTGGCGTTGCTCATCGCCGTCGAAAGCGGCCTGCGCCTCATCAGCCCCGTCGAAATCGATTTCAACCAGGCGATTCTCGTCGCCGTCATCGGCCTTGCGGTCAATCTTGTCAGCGCTGTTCTGCTGAAGGATGACCACCACCACGATCATGGCCACGGCCATGGTCGCGCGCACGGTTCGCATGCCCATCATGGCCATGGCAGCCATGCCCACCACGATCACGGTTCGCATGCGGCGCACGGCGCAAAGGGCGGGCGGGACAATAATCTGCGCGCCGCCTATCTGCATGTGCTGGCGGATGCGCTGACCTCGGTCCTTGCCATCGTCGCGCTGCTGCTCGGCAAGTGGAACGGCTGGAACTTTCTCGACCCGTTGATGGGCATTGTCGGCGGTCTGGTTATCGCCCGCTGGTCATGGGGGCTCATTCGCTCCACCGCAACGACCTTGGTCGATGCGGTGCCGCTGACGGATGATCTGCCGCAGGAAATCCGTGAAAGCGTGGAAACGGAAGAGGATCGCATCACCGACCTGCATGTCTGGCAGGTGGGCCCCGGCCATCATGCGGCCATCGTGGCGATCCATTCGCAAGCGCCGAAAGCGCCGGCATTTTATAAGCAGAAACTTGCCGCGATACATGAACTCTCGCATGTGACGGTGGAAGTCAGCCCGGCAAGTGCATGA
- a CDS encoding quaternary amine ABC transporter ATP-binding protein produces MAKSIEIKNLYKIFGKHPEKYLERVRAGMTKVELNDRHNHVLGLNDINITMPGGKITVVMGLSGSGKSTLIRHINRLIDPTAGEVLYDGEDICGMSASALRQFRRHRTAMVFQKFGLLPHRTVLENSVYGLDIQGVPRSKSEEKGRYWLERVGLAGYEDYYPNQLSGGMQQRVGLARALANDADILLMDEAYSALDPLIRVDMQTMLLDLQQELKKTVVFITHDLDEALRLGDHIAILKDGEVVQQGDGQSIILSPADGYVTDFVRDVNRSRVLQATTVMEPLDSKPEGMSVPENATLETIARDMSEANETQAHVVDEDGKPVGSIGLDTLVAAMVTPAPQEAVVAAEVEEKPETVRGAMAPVEKETA; encoded by the coding sequence ATGGCTAAAAGCATCGAAATAAAGAATCTTTACAAGATCTTCGGCAAACATCCCGAGAAATATCTCGAACGTGTGCGCGCAGGCATGACCAAGGTCGAGCTGAACGACAGGCACAACCACGTTCTCGGCCTCAACGATATCAACATCACCATGCCGGGCGGCAAGATCACCGTCGTCATGGGGCTTTCCGGCTCGGGCAAATCGACGCTCATCCGCCACATCAACCGGCTGATCGACCCGACGGCGGGTGAAGTCCTCTATGACGGCGAAGACATCTGCGGCATGAGCGCCTCGGCGCTGCGCCAGTTCCGCCGCCACAGGACGGCCATGGTGTTCCAGAAATTCGGTCTTTTGCCGCACCGCACCGTGCTCGAAAACAGCGTCTACGGGCTCGATATCCAGGGCGTCCCGCGCAGCAAGAGTGAGGAAAAGGGCCGTTACTGGCTGGAGCGGGTCGGCCTTGCCGGTTACGAGGATTATTATCCGAACCAGCTTTCCGGCGGCATGCAGCAGCGTGTGGGCCTTGCCCGGGCGCTTGCCAATGACGCCGATATCCTCCTGATGGACGAGGCCTATTCGGCGCTCGATCCGCTGATCCGCGTCGATATGCAGACCATGCTGCTCGATCTGCAGCAGGAACTTAAAAAGACCGTGGTGTTCATCACCCACGATCTGGATGAGGCTTTGCGGCTCGGCGACCATATTGCCATCCTCAAAGACGGCGAAGTGGTGCAGCAGGGCGACGGCCAGAGCATCATCCTTTCCCCTGCGGATGGTTACGTCACCGACTTCGTGCGCGACGTCAATCGCAGCCGCGTGTTGCAGGCGACCACGGTCATGGAACCGCTGGACAGCAAGCCCGAAGGCATGTCCGTGCCTGAGAACGCCACGCTGGAAACCATTGCCCGCGATATGTCGGAGGCGAATGAAACCCAGGCCCATGTGGTGGATGAGGACGGCAAACCTGTCGGCAGCATCGGTCTAGACACGCTGGTGGCGGCCATGGTGACGCCCGCGCCGCAGGAGGCGGTGGTGGCGGCTGAGGTGGAGGAGAAGCCGGAGACGGTGCGGGGCGCCATGGCGCCGGTCGAAAAGGAAACGGCGTGA
- a CDS encoding ABC transporter permease encodes MPLCTYLPDLLCKFPAIDNSTMRVARKTIDDGFRDIVRNYGDAIDVIVHPLQLFLNASERLFIQTPWIITMLVILAIVHLAGRSFRITAGTALSLFMIGAVGLWRDAMTTLSIVAIATLIAIVIGLPLGILMGRSERLQRLINPVLDVMQTLPSFVYLIPVVVIFGIGKVPGLIAVVIYAIPPVIRLTSLGIRLVDREVLEAADAFGSSNGQKLFNVQLPLALPTIMTGINQTIMMALAMVVVASMVGVGGLGKNVLQAINNQFFTVGFLNGFALVAIAIMFDRASQAFGKRLQKYREVSHG; translated from the coding sequence ATGCCCCTCTGCACTTACCTGCCGGACCTGCTCTGCAAGTTCCCGGCCATCGACAACTCCACCATGCGCGTGGCACGCAAAACCATCGATGATGGTTTTCGCGACATCGTGCGCAATTACGGCGATGCGATCGACGTTATCGTGCATCCGCTGCAACTCTTCCTCAACGCCTCGGAACGGCTGTTCATCCAGACACCGTGGATCATCACGATGCTGGTCATTCTCGCCATCGTGCATCTGGCCGGGCGCAGCTTCAGGATCACCGCCGGCACCGCCCTCTCCCTCTTCATGATCGGCGCCGTCGGCCTCTGGCGCGATGCCATGACGACGCTCTCCATCGTCGCCATCGCCACGCTGATCGCCATCGTCATCGGCCTGCCGCTCGGCATCCTGATGGGTCGTTCCGAGCGCCTGCAACGCCTCATCAATCCCGTGCTCGACGTGATGCAGACCCTGCCAAGCTTCGTTTATCTCATCCCCGTGGTGGTGATTTTCGGCATCGGCAAGGTGCCGGGCCTGATCGCAGTGGTGATCTATGCTATTCCGCCCGTCATCCGGCTGACCAGCCTCGGCATTCGCCTGGTGGACCGGGAAGTGCTGGAGGCGGCCGATGCCTTCGGCTCCTCCAACGGCCAGAAGCTGTTCAATGTGCAGCTGCCGCTGGCGTTGCCCACCATCATGACCGGCATCAATCAGACCATCATGATGGCGCTCGCCATGGTCGTCGTCGCCTCCATGGTCGGTGTCGGCGGGCTCGGCAAAAACGTGCTGCAGGCCATCAACAACCAGTTCTTCACGGTGGGCTTCCTGAACGGTTTCGCTCTGGTCGCCATCGCCATCATGTTTGATCGGGCGAGCCAGGCTTTCGGCAAGCGCCTGCAGAAATACCGCGAGGTCTCCCATGGCTAA